A genome region from Chloroflexota bacterium includes the following:
- a CDS encoding NUDIX hydrolase, with product MKSVYATYDYRRQAAPDGYRYCPRCAAPLEGREIGGRARAACPQCGFVRFRNPAPVVAVLVADEGHVVLGERSGEPSAGLWATPSGYVEFDEDLLEAARREVREETGLVVEIEAVVHAESAFMPPAFHFFAVYLLARPVGGALRAGDDITEVAWFPADGALPPLAFDSDRDLIRDYATGRMARLPVAP from the coding sequence ATGAAGAGCGTATACGCCACCTACGACTACCGCCGGCAAGCCGCGCCCGACGGCTACCGCTACTGCCCTCGCTGTGCTGCGCCGCTGGAGGGCCGCGAGATCGGCGGACGGGCGCGCGCTGCATGCCCACAGTGCGGCTTCGTCCGCTTCCGCAATCCCGCGCCAGTGGTCGCCGTGCTGGTCGCTGATGAAGGCCATGTCGTGCTCGGCGAGCGCAGCGGCGAGCCGTCCGCCGGCTTGTGGGCGACGCCCAGCGGCTACGTCGAGTTCGATGAGGACCTGCTGGAGGCGGCGCGGCGCGAGGTGCGCGAGGAGACCGGGCTGGTCGTGGAGATCGAAGCGGTTGTGCACGCCGAGTCGGCGTTCATGCCGCCCGCGTTTCACTTCTTCGCGGTATATCTGCTGGCGCGACCGGTCGGCGGCGCGCTGCGCGCCGGCGACGATATCACCGAGGTCGCATGGTTTCCGGCAGACGGCGCGCTGCCCCCGCTGGCGTTCGACTCCGACCGCGATCTGATCCGCGACTACGCGACGGGCCGCATGGCGCGCCTGCCGGTCGCGCCGTGA